In the Bacteroides sp. genome, CCGCTTGCCAGGCACAGCTGCCATTTGCTCATTTGGCAAAGGAAAAGGAAAACCTCATGACGCAACTATTCTGGGGAAGGGTTCCGATTGAAACTGGTGCCCCCTTGTTTTATTTCAGCAAAGGCAGCAAGGTACAACACTTGATTCACCGGTTTAAATACCAGGGCTATCGTGAGATAGGCCCTTATCTTGGCCGCCTGCATGGGCAGGAACTGAAACGTTCACCGCATTACCAAGAGTTGGATATGGTGGTGCCAGTGCCACTGCACCCACGAAAAGAACGCCGGAGAGGCTACAACCAAAGCGTACTTTTTGGACTGGGCCTAGCCGAGAGCCTGGAGATCCCATTGGTTGAAAACCGCCTCCTGCGCATCGTTCCCACGGCTTCCCAAACCCGCAAGACCCGATTCAGGCGCTGGGAGAATGTGGAGTCAGTCTTTCATATTCCTGATTTGTCGGTTTTTGAAAATAAACACGTTTTACTGGTGGACGACGTGGTTACTACAGGCTCAACTCTGGAAGCCTGTTGCCAGAAACTTCAGGAAGCCCGGGGCGTAAAGATATACCTGGCCACCATTGCTCTGGCACAATAACAAAGGGGAAATGAAAAAATATAATTAAGCAGAATATTGCGGACTGGCAAGATCCTAAAGAAACTATATACTCCAGCTTACAACTTCCCTCCCAAAACAGCCGTCCTTCGAATCCTCTTTACATTCCCCTCCAGGTCCATGATCTCCAGATGAATAAGATACATGCCAATGGGAGCCTTTAGGTGTTTATCGGTGGTACCGTCCCAGGTAAAGATGCCTTCAGCGGCAAGCAATTCGGCCTGCACAAGGCGTCGAATCAGGCGGCCGCGGCTGTCGAACACCAGAAGGCTTGCCACATAACCCGGTTTCTCAAAACGGTAATGGATGCCTAACAAATCCTCGTGGCCATCGTTATCCGGAGAAAAGATCTCTGGGCTTACTACGACCTCCCCTTCAACGGGTTCCAGAGTGGCATGGTATTGTGAATTCTGATAGCCGGGAGTTCCAAAGCCAACACTTTGGGCTGCCGAGTGCCAGTTGGAACGGTCCTGAGTAGGCTGATGATAGTTGACCCTTTCGAGGGCTACCCCTTTCAAGGTGGTAAGTAAGGCAAAATGCATGTCTTCGTGACAGGTAAGCAGGTCGATTTCTTCAAGATTTGTCCTTGCCAGGGCCAACACTCCGCCGGTGTTGGTCATGGAAGGAAGGGCTGCCAGTTTAATAAAGGCGTTGGGGCGGTTGGTCATAAACGTCTTTCTTACGGCTTCCGGGTCAGTGGTCAGCACAGTGAAGTCGCCCGGGAACAACAGGCTGCTTTCCGGGTTGATGGGGCACAGATGGGTCAAAAAACCCTGTATCGTGTCCTTCGAGGCAAGGATCAGGTCTTTGAGGTCAATGACTTTTTCTGAGCGATTATACAGCTCAATAAATCGGCTGCCTCCTTCTGGTGGATTGAACAACACCTCGTTGATCACGACGTCAAAGGCTTGCGCCTGTTTAGGAACAGCCACTTTTGCTGTTTTTCCTTCCAATGGGTTTCCAGCGCAGTCGGTAAGGAAAGCAGGCAAGTCAATTTCATAAATATTGCCCGGGATCAGTGGGCTTTCCAAAACAAGCAATGCTGAGGAAAAATCGGGCAGCTGGGGGCACACTGACAACACATTCCCCGCTCCGAAATCACCCGATTGTGACAGGGACAAAAGCCCGGCTTCATCCATGGATTCACTGAAATACAATTTAATGGAGTCTTCTGCAAGGTATCCTGTTCTTAGTAATACGGGAGGTGTAACATCAGGATTGGGGGCCAAAACAGTATTTGGACCAGCCGGGGTACCTCCCAGAGGATCGTTGGAAGCGGTCCAGTTGTTTGGACCCTCACAAAAATTCAGGGGGTCAATTTTTTCGATAGACCAGCCACCCTGGCTTTTTGCTGGCTGACCATACCAGCCTTCGCTGTAGTTTACAAAAGCCACCAGGCGTTCTTCAGGATCGAATAATAGCAGGCTGTTACCCGCGTTGGTCAGGGCATTGGCCGGCAAGCCAGGAACGCTGGCGACAGGTCCAAAAGATTGGAGCGAAGGAAAGGCATCTTCACAGGCGAGTAAAAGATACCCCCCAGACTCAATAAATATGAATGGAAGCGTTCGCCTGCTATCGCCATGCTGCAGAATCCATCCATTGAGATTGACGTTAAAACCGGAAGTGTTGAATAATTCAATGTATTCGTGAGGAGGCAGGCCAACCTGGGGCGTGGGGTCAACCAGCAATTCATTAAAAACCACATCGAAACGCTGGGGCACGTAAAAAACGAAAGGAAGGAAAGTGGTTTCCATTGCATTTCCGGCAAGATCTTCAACAAGGCTAATCTGGAGGGCATATTGGATGTTCTCCTGGAAGTTCTGCGCAAAGACCAGGCTAACAAGATTGGGTTGCTGGGGGTCGCGGCTGGCGATCATAGGGGCTCCGACTCCCTGGCTAACCTGATAGTTTCCGGTAGTTTCAGCAGAAATAGGCTCCACCGGTTCGCTGAAATGCAGTATAAGCTGATTGGCCGATGCTAATTCTAAAAGTGTCACGGCTGGTGGCTCAACATCAGGGACCAGTTCCTGCACAATAAAATCGTCAAAATAAAAGCGATTGCAATTGGAAACGGTGTAATTGCAAACCAGTCCAAACCATCCCGAGGTGTTATAGGTCATATCGACAGCACTTCCCTGTTGCACGAAGAGTTGGCCTCCTGTGGCATCGGCAGCCACCTCCCACAAACCCTGATTGTTACGGGTGACACGAATCCGAATTATATTATTGGTTAAAGCGGCCAGGTTCTGTGTTCCAGCCAGGATTTCAAGGGTTTCCTCTCCATCCTGACGAACCAGGAAAAGTTTTTTGTTTTCGCCCCCATTTTTGCCAATCTGGATAAAATATCCGTGCAGCGGTCCTTTCAAATCGGGAGCATCGCTGGCGAGATAAATTTTGGGATGGTTATTGTCGGTAGGCGTAAAGGCAAGCCTGACCCAAAACTCCCACTGAACCTCAAGGGCAAGGGTGCTGGCGGTGGCAAGACAAGCCTGTCCGGCCTCCTGGTCGGTAAGGCGAAGTAACCCTTCCTGTACAGCAAAAACGTTACTATCGCCTACCCATTCAGGGTTGGAGGTAAAGTTCCCATCACTGAAGTCGTCAGAAAGCTGGGCTTTAACCACCACAGGAAGAAAAAGTACCAGCAAGAGGATTTCCCGCCTGATCATCATTAATCTTTTTTCTGGGCATTAAATATAGTAATTTTGCAGGAATTTGTTTTTGTGCACTCCCAAAAAAACGAACCCTAAAACACTGAGTCTTATGAAGATTGCACTGGTAGGAGCCACCGGCCTTGTGGGCACTGTCATGATAAAGGTGCTGGAAGAAATGAATTTCCCCTGTACGGAATTTATCCCGGCCGCCTCCGAACGGTCAGTAGGAAAAACGGTGACATTCAGGGGAAAGGAGCATACCATCGTCAGCCTTCAGAATGCTGTGGATGCCCGACCAGCCCTGGCCATCTTCTCTGCAGGAGGCTCAGTATCGAAACAATGGGCCGAAAAGTTCGCTGCCAATGGCACATACGTGGTTGACAACTCTTCAGCCTGGCGAATGGACGAGCACGTTCCCCTTGTGGTCCCGGAGGTGAATGCCCACGCCCTGAAGAAAGATACGCTCATCATTGCCAATCCCAACTGCAGCACCATTCAAATGGTCCTTGCACTGGCTCCCCTGCATAAGGCCTACGGCATCAGGCGGCTGGTGGTGTCAACCTACCAGTCGGTGACGGGTACCGGAATGAAAGCGGTGAAGCAAATGGAAGATGAGCGTGCAGGTATTGAAGGTGAAAAAGCTTATCCCCACCCCATTGATCTGAACTGCTTCCCTCATGGAGGAGATTTTTCTGACAATGGCTACACCACCGAAGAGCTGAAACTACTGAATGAAACCCGGAAGATCCTGGATGCCCCTGAGTTAAAGGTAACGGCCACCGTAGTCCGTATTCCGGTTGTTGGAGGGCATTCAGAAGCAATTAATGTCGAGTTTGAAAGAGATTTTGATCTGGGTGAGGTTCGTAAACTGCTGGAAGACATGCCGGGTATTGTTGTAAAGGATGATCCCGCCAGCAACCTTTATCCCATGCCGCTTACTGCTCAAGAAAAGAATGAAGTGTTTGTGGGACGTCTGAGGCGGGACACTACTATTCCCTATGGGCTGGATCTCTGGGTCGTAGCTGATAATCTACGCAAAGGAGCCGCCACAAATGCAATCCAGATTGCCTTTAAACTGCTTGAAAAAAGGTTCATCCAATAGGGTATAAGGATTCTTTCTTTTGGATTTTTCGCAATAGACTGAGGTTGACCTAATTTTCGTATTTTTGCACTCTGCAAAAAACGGAGGTCATCCTGTTTGGCTATAACACAAAAAGCCTCATATGATTAATTCACAATTAAAAGAATGGCTGGTAGTGGTCAATCCCAATGCCGGCATAGGTAGGGGGAAAAAGGACTGGGGAAAAATCAGTCAGCTCCTGGATGAAAATGGGTTTGACTATCATCCGGTCTTTACCGAAAGGAAGCTTCACGCCATTGAGCTGGTCATCCAAAACATTGTAACGGGATACCGGAAAATCATTGTTGTGGGTGGCGACGGGACCATGAATGAGGTGGTCAACGGAATCTTTTCCCAACAGGAAGTACCAACCACGGCGATCACCCTGGGAATGATTTCTATAGGCACCGGCAATGACTGGGTGCGAACCTATAACATTCCACTCGATTACCAGCAAGCCATCGAGATCATAAAAAGGGAAAACACCCTGGAGCAGGATGCCGGAATCGTTCAGTATTCAACCGGAAACGGAACAGCCAAACGTTATTTTGCCAATATGGCCGGCCTTGGATTTGATGGACTGGTTGCCAAAAAAACCAATGCCGATAAGGAAAGGGGAAGCATCTTGCCTATGCTTTTCCTGGTTAATCTGGTGAGTTCCATGTTCTCTTACAACTCATCAAATATCCGGATTAACATTGACGGGCGCGAGATCAAGGCCAGGGTCTTTAGCATTGGCGTTGGTATTGGCCAATACAACGGGGGCGGAATGATGCAGGCACCGGATGCCTTGCCCAATGATGGCCTGCTCGACTTGACCATCATAAAACACATATCTGTTTTGTCGATCCTCGCAAATATCCGCAGGCTCTACGACGGAAAAATTCGTAAGGTAAAACAAGTCGTTTTGCTGACCGGAAAAAACATTCGCATTGAATCTGATGTGCCCATCCCACTGGAAACAGACGGGGAATTCCTGGGGAATTCTCCTTTCGAGTTCAACATCGTTCCCAAAAGCATTAAAATCATAATGAATCACCTGGGCAAAACTGCCCAATAAAGACTTGAATCTGCATGACCAAAGGAGAAGAAACTTTCAAGAAGATCATTTCGCATTGTAAGGAATACGGGTTTATCTTTCCCTCCAGTGAGATTTATGACGGGTTGAGTGCCGTATACGATTACGGCCAGAACGGTGCTATCCTGAAAAATAATATCAAGGATTACTGGTGGCGTTCCATGGTACAGTACCATGAAAACATTGTTGGCATTGACGCGGCTATCTTTATGCACCCAACGGTATGGAAAGCTTCGGGGCACGTAGATGCTTTCAATGATCCTCTCATTGACAACAAGGACTCGAAAAAACGCTACCGCGCTGACGTCCTCATTGAGGATTATCTTGAAAAACTTAACCAGAAGATCGAAAAAGAGGTAGATAAGGCCGCCAAGCGTTTTGGTGACAGTTTTGACGAGGCGATGTTCCGGAAGACCAACCCGCGGGTACAGGAGAACCAGGAAAAGATAGAAACCATAAATCGCCGCTTTGTATCTGCACTGGAAGAAAACCGCCTGGGCGACGTCAAAGCCCTTATTGAGGAATTAGGCATCGTTTGCCCCATCTCTGGATCACGCAATTGGACCGATGTCAGACAGTTTAACCTGATGTTCAGCACCCAAATGGGCTCTGTCAGCGAGGATACCAACCAGATATTCCTGCGTCCTGAAACCGCCCAGGGGATCTTTGTAAACTACCTCAACGTGCAGAAAACCGGCCGGATGAAACTTCCCTTTGGCATTGCCCAAATCGGCAAGGCTTTCCGCAATGAAATCGTGGCCCGACAGTTCATTTTCCGTATGCGGGAATTTGAACAGATGGAGATGCAGTTTTTTGTGAAACCCGGGCAGGAAAGGGAATGGTATGATTACTGGAAACAGGAACGGCTACGCTGGCACCTGGCACTGGGCATCCCTTCAGAAAAATATCGTTTCCACGATCATGAAAAGCTTGCCCATTATGCCAATGCGGCTGCAGACATTGAATTTGAGTTCCCGTTCGGGTTTAAGGAACTGGAAGACATTCACTCGCGCACCGACTATGATCTGGGTGCCCATCAGCAATACAGCGGCAAGAAACTTCAGTATTTTGACCCGGAAACGAATGAGAGCTATGTGCCTTATGTCGTTGAAACTTCCATAGGGCTCGACCGCACCTTCCTTGCCGTGCTTTCGTATGCCTACCGTGAAGAGAAACTTGAGGATGGTTCTGAGCGTGTGGTGCTAAGCATTCCTCCGGTACTGGCTCCCATCAAGGTGGCCGTATTGCCCCTGGTGAAAAAGGATGGCATGCCTGAAAAGGCACGCGAGATCTTCGACAGGTTGAAATATGATTATATGTGCCAGTACGATGAAAAGGATGCCATCGGGCGCCGTTACCGCAGGCAGGACGCCATTGGAACCCCCTATTGCATCACCGTTGACCATCAGACTCTGCAAGACAATACCGTGACCATCCGTGAACGCGATAGCATGAAACAGGACCGTATTGCCATTGATGAGATTGCACAGGTGGTGGCACGCCGTACTGACATCCGTCCGCTTTCATAATTAAGCGAACTTTATGCAACATTATTTGTTGTGTTTAATATAATTTTATATCGCGCAAACCGAGGTTCCGGATTATGACCCTGAATGAAATCAAAGCGCCTGTTGAGGAACACCTGAAAGCTTTTGAGGCTCTTTTCAGGGAATCCATCAAAAGCAATATTCCACTGCTAAACATCATCATGCGTTACATCGTAAAACGCAAGGGTAAGCAGATGCGGCCGCTTTTTGTATTTTTCTCTGCAGGGCTTTTTTCTGAAATAAACGACAGAACCCTCCGGGCTGCTACCCTCATTGAAATGCTTCACACCGCAACGCTTATTCACGATGATGTGGTGGACGATAGCAACGAACGCCGAGGTTTCTTTTCGCTCAATGCCCTGTGGAAAAACAAAATCTCCGTTTTGGTTGGTGACTTTCTCCTCTCGCGAGGCTTACTTTTGGCCCTTGACCATGATGATTTCGACCTGCTCAAAATCGTTTCCAATTCTGTAAGGGAAATGAGTGAAGGCGAGTTGCTGCAGATCGAAAAAGCCCGAACCCTTGACATCGAGGAGTCGGTATATTTTGAGATCATCCGCAAAAAAACAGCCTCCCTGATCGCATCCTGTCTCGCGAGTGGCACGGCAGCAACAGGAGCAGACCCAGAAGACATTGAAAAGATGCGGCAGATTGGCGAGAAAATTGGCATCGCCTTCCAGATCAAAGACGACATCCTTGACTTTGATCTCAGTGCCGACAAGGGAAAACCCTCTGGAGTG is a window encoding:
- a CDS encoding polyprenyl synthetase family protein — its product is MTLNEIKAPVEEHLKAFEALFRESIKSNIPLLNIIMRYIVKRKGKQMRPLFVFFSAGLFSEINDRTLRAATLIEMLHTATLIHDDVVDDSNERRGFFSLNALWKNKISVLVGDFLLSRGLLLALDHDDFDLLKIVSNSVREMSEGELLQIEKARTLDIEESVYFEIIRKKTASLIASCLASGTAATGADPEDIEKMRQIGEKIGIAFQIKDDILDFDLSADKGKPSGVDIKERKMTLPLIYILNKSSNLQKRKIINIVKNHNNNREKVDWLMQEVLEGGGIDYAVEKMTQYRNEALEMLEHMPDTPARESLRQLIDFTIQRKS
- a CDS encoding aspartate-semialdehyde dehydrogenase; this translates as MKIALVGATGLVGTVMIKVLEEMNFPCTEFIPAASERSVGKTVTFRGKEHTIVSLQNAVDARPALAIFSAGGSVSKQWAEKFAANGTYVVDNSSAWRMDEHVPLVVPEVNAHALKKDTLIIANPNCSTIQMVLALAPLHKAYGIRRLVVSTYQSVTGTGMKAVKQMEDERAGIEGEKAYPHPIDLNCFPHGGDFSDNGYTTEELKLLNETRKILDAPELKVTATVVRIPVVGGHSEAINVEFERDFDLGEVRKLLEDMPGIVVKDDPASNLYPMPLTAQEKNEVFVGRLRRDTTIPYGLDLWVVADNLRKGAATNAIQIAFKLLEKRFIQ
- a CDS encoding diacylglycerol kinase family protein yields the protein MINSQLKEWLVVVNPNAGIGRGKKDWGKISQLLDENGFDYHPVFTERKLHAIELVIQNIVTGYRKIIVVGGDGTMNEVVNGIFSQQEVPTTAITLGMISIGTGNDWVRTYNIPLDYQQAIEIIKRENTLEQDAGIVQYSTGNGTAKRYFANMAGLGFDGLVAKKTNADKERGSILPMLFLVNLVSSMFSYNSSNIRINIDGREIKARVFSIGVGIGQYNGGGMMQAPDALPNDGLLDLTIIKHISVLSILANIRRLYDGKIRKVKQVVLLTGKNIRIESDVPIPLETDGEFLGNSPFEFNIVPKSIKIIMNHLGKTAQ
- a CDS encoding phosphoribosyltransferase family protein — translated: MKAGIYLKEFFSLFFPRICPACSESLVAKGSLLCTACQAQLPFAHLAKEKENLMTQLFWGRVPIETGAPLFYFSKGSKVQHLIHRFKYQGYREIGPYLGRLHGQELKRSPHYQELDMVVPVPLHPRKERRRGYNQSVLFGLGLAESLEIPLVENRLLRIVPTASQTRKTRFRRWENVESVFHIPDLSVFENKHVLLVDDVVTTGSTLEACCQKLQEARGVKIYLATIALAQ
- a CDS encoding lamin tail domain-containing protein, coding for MIRREILLLVLFLPVVVKAQLSDDFSDGNFTSNPEWVGDSNVFAVQEGLLRLTDQEAGQACLATASTLALEVQWEFWVRLAFTPTDNNHPKIYLASDAPDLKGPLHGYFIQIGKNGGENKKLFLVRQDGEETLEILAGTQNLAALTNNIIRIRVTRNNQGLWEVAADATGGQLFVQQGSAVDMTYNTSGWFGLVCNYTVSNCNRFYFDDFIVQELVPDVEPPAVTLLELASANQLILHFSEPVEPISAETTGNYQVSQGVGAPMIASRDPQQPNLVSLVFAQNFQENIQYALQISLVEDLAGNAMETTFLPFVFYVPQRFDVVFNELLVDPTPQVGLPPHEYIELFNTSGFNVNLNGWILQHGDSRRTLPFIFIESGGYLLLACEDAFPSLQSFGPVASVPGLPANALTNAGNSLLLFDPEERLVAFVNYSEGWYGQPAKSQGGWSIEKIDPLNFCEGPNNWTASNDPLGGTPAGPNTVLAPNPDVTPPVLLRTGYLAEDSIKLYFSESMDEAGLLSLSQSGDFGAGNVLSVCPQLPDFSSALLVLESPLIPGNIYEIDLPAFLTDCAGNPLEGKTAKVAVPKQAQAFDVVINEVLFNPPEGGSRFIELYNRSEKVIDLKDLILASKDTIQGFLTHLCPINPESSLLFPGDFTVLTTDPEAVRKTFMTNRPNAFIKLAALPSMTNTGGVLALARTNLEEIDLLTCHEDMHFALLTTLKGVALERVNYHQPTQDRSNWHSAAQSVGFGTPGYQNSQYHATLEPVEGEVVVSPEIFSPDNDGHEDLLGIHYRFEKPGYVASLLVFDSRGRLIRRLVQAELLAAEGIFTWDGTTDKHLKAPIGMYLIHLEIMDLEGNVKRIRRTAVLGGKL
- a CDS encoding glycine--tRNA ligase, encoding MTKGEETFKKIISHCKEYGFIFPSSEIYDGLSAVYDYGQNGAILKNNIKDYWWRSMVQYHENIVGIDAAIFMHPTVWKASGHVDAFNDPLIDNKDSKKRYRADVLIEDYLEKLNQKIEKEVDKAAKRFGDSFDEAMFRKTNPRVQENQEKIETINRRFVSALEENRLGDVKALIEELGIVCPISGSRNWTDVRQFNLMFSTQMGSVSEDTNQIFLRPETAQGIFVNYLNVQKTGRMKLPFGIAQIGKAFRNEIVARQFIFRMREFEQMEMQFFVKPGQEREWYDYWKQERLRWHLALGIPSEKYRFHDHEKLAHYANAAADIEFEFPFGFKELEDIHSRTDYDLGAHQQYSGKKLQYFDPETNESYVPYVVETSIGLDRTFLAVLSYAYREEKLEDGSERVVLSIPPVLAPIKVAVLPLVKKDGMPEKAREIFDRLKYDYMCQYDEKDAIGRRYRRQDAIGTPYCITVDHQTLQDNTVTIRERDSMKQDRIAIDEIAQVVARRTDIRPLS